Within Acidobacteriota bacterium, the genomic segment CTCGACGCCCACCAGGATCTGCCCGTTCGTGACCTCGGTGTCGTAGAGCAGCCGCTTCGATCGGGCGGGCAGGCTGGCCGAGACCAGCAGGGAGATGACGGTGGCGAGGATCGAGCCGAGCATCGTGCACTCGAAGATGATGACCATGTTGGGCCACCACGGCGTGATCGGCATGCCGCCGGTGACGACCGGCCACAGCAACTGCCCGGTGCGGGTCAGCCAGGTTCCAAGGCTGAACCCGATCAGGGCGCCGAGGCAGGCGATGTACCACATCCTCGTGCGCCGATCGGCCTGGAAGAACTCGAAGTCCTCCATCGGGTACGGCGTGATGATCGTGATCTGATCCAGGCTCAGGCCCGACGCGCGCAGGCCGTTGACGGCCTGCTGTGCGGCGTTGCCATCGCGGTAGAGCGCGTAGACGGCGTTCACAGGTGCAGCTCCCCGAGCGGATGCGTCTTCGTGGCGGGCGGCAGCAGCCGCGGCGACGGGTGCTCGCCTCCCTTCAGCTCCCAGATCGAGATGATCGGGACGAACTTCGCGAACAGCACGTAGAGCATGATCATCGCGGCGAACGTCGCCGTCATGACGATCAGCTCGACCGGCTGCGGCAGGTACGTCTGGCCGTAGGCGTACGGCAGGTACTTGTTCTTGAGCGACGGCACG encodes:
- a CDS encoding DUF3341 domain-containing protein, yielding MNAVYALYRDGNAAQQAVNGLRASGLSLDQITIITPYPMEDFEFFQADRRTRMWYIACLGALIGFSLGTWLTRTGQLLWPVVTGGMPITPWWPNMVIIFECTMLGSILATVISLLVSASLPARSKRLLYDTEVTNGQILVGVEDPVERTVEDLTRILAAPAGAIVKRV